In Zootoca vivipara unplaced genomic scaffold, rZooViv1.1 SCAFFOLD_39, whole genome shotgun sequence, one DNA window encodes the following:
- the LOC118077881 gene encoding hepatic lectin-like isoform X1 — protein MEEEKMQDDFRTYKERSYLNFTRRPVFHIYVLLMASILGAAVFFIVALSKATTLSAELSEMIDESPKPRTEHDYELFPCNPDTREWEYHNGKCYYFSLQKTNWMQARDDCAVRNSKLVVIDSMPEQNFLMTRTRNDRYWMGLTDRDAEGLWRWIDGSNYYSGFTYWKPGEPNNSGNEDCAHLWGSGEWNDVYCSYLCYYICEKPMPSGKHGRGT, from the exons aaagaagtTACCTTAATTTCACCCGGAGGCCGGTCTTCCACATCTACGTCCTGCTGATGGCCTCTATCCTGGGAGCTGCTGTTTTCTTCATAGTGGCTCTTTCCAAAG caACAACACTTTCAGCAGAACTGAGTGAAATGATTGATGAGAGTCCAAAGCCACGAACTGAACATGATTATGAAT TGTTCCCATGCAATCCTGACACTAGAGAATGGGAATACCACAATGGAAAATGCTACTACTTCTCCCTGCAGAAAACTAACTGGATGCAGGCCAGGGATGATTGCGCTGTCAGAAATTCAAAGCTGGTTGTCATTGATAGTATGCCTGAACag AATTTCCTTATGACCCGGACCAGGAATGACCGTTATTGGATGGGCCTCACGGACAGAGATGCTGAAGGACTCTGGAGATGGATTGATGGCAGCAATTACTACTCGGGCTTCAC GTACTGGAAGCCAGGGGAACCGAATAACAGTGGGAACGAGGACTGTGCACATCTCTGGGGTTCTGGGGAATGGAATGATGTCTACTGCAGCTATCTGTGCTACTACATCTGTGAGAAGCCCATGCCAAGTGGGAAGCATGGCAGGGGGACCTAA
- the LOC118077881 gene encoding hepatic lectin-like isoform X2, which produces MASILGAAVFFIVALSKATTLSAELSEMIDESPKPRTEHDYELFPCNPDTREWEYHNGKCYYFSLQKTNWMQARDDCAVRNSKLVVIDSMPEQNFLMTRTRNDRYWMGLTDRDAEGLWRWIDGSNYYSGFTYWKPGEPNNSGNEDCAHLWGSGEWNDVYCSYLCYYICEKPMPSGKHGRGT; this is translated from the exons ATGGCCTCTATCCTGGGAGCTGCTGTTTTCTTCATAGTGGCTCTTTCCAAAG caACAACACTTTCAGCAGAACTGAGTGAAATGATTGATGAGAGTCCAAAGCCACGAACTGAACATGATTATGAAT TGTTCCCATGCAATCCTGACACTAGAGAATGGGAATACCACAATGGAAAATGCTACTACTTCTCCCTGCAGAAAACTAACTGGATGCAGGCCAGGGATGATTGCGCTGTCAGAAATTCAAAGCTGGTTGTCATTGATAGTATGCCTGAACag AATTTCCTTATGACCCGGACCAGGAATGACCGTTATTGGATGGGCCTCACGGACAGAGATGCTGAAGGACTCTGGAGATGGATTGATGGCAGCAATTACTACTCGGGCTTCAC GTACTGGAAGCCAGGGGAACCGAATAACAGTGGGAACGAGGACTGTGCACATCTCTGGGGTTCTGGGGAATGGAATGATGTCTACTGCAGCTATCTGTGCTACTACATCTGTGAGAAGCCCATGCCAAGTGGGAAGCATGGCAGGGGGACCTAA